One genomic window of Legionella jordanis includes the following:
- the chrA gene encoding chromate efflux transporter yields MEEPLINQDDPGGQLTAWAIFLIFLKLGCLSFGGPIAHLGYFREEFVRRLKWLTDHAYADLLALCQFLPGPASSQVGMALGLSKGGIPGAIAAWLGFTLPSALLMLLFGLTLVKMGPQNHLPWLHGLKIVAVAVVAQAIWAMSTSLCPDKTRLSMAVLACIGSSIMPYASGQILMMIAGGLFGLLFLTPKSSPYPRERLVNTGKHKGVMLLLVFFILLVALPILSSAKQPYPLQLFAVFYRAGALVFGGGHVVLPLLQAKVVPNGWIDNSIFLAGYGAAQALPGPLFSFSAFLGAASTQSPNGWLGAIIALFAIFLPSFLLVIGVLPFWKDINRHPFMQKALLGINAAVVGLLLTAFYQPVWTSAIFSLNDYLLAISAFLLLQFWRVQAWIVVLFCALITGLGWR; encoded by the coding sequence ATGGAAGAGCCTTTAATAAACCAGGATGACCCCGGGGGGCAGCTCACTGCATGGGCCATTTTCCTGATTTTTTTAAAGCTGGGTTGCCTCAGTTTTGGTGGTCCTATTGCCCATTTAGGTTATTTTCGTGAAGAATTTGTCAGGCGTCTGAAATGGCTAACTGACCATGCTTATGCAGATTTGCTAGCGCTATGCCAATTTTTACCCGGTCCGGCAAGTAGCCAAGTAGGCATGGCACTTGGATTATCAAAGGGAGGAATTCCAGGAGCAATCGCTGCCTGGCTTGGATTTACCTTGCCTTCGGCGCTCCTCATGCTGCTGTTTGGTCTGACCCTTGTTAAAATGGGGCCTCAAAATCATCTTCCCTGGCTTCATGGATTAAAAATTGTTGCTGTGGCTGTTGTTGCCCAGGCAATTTGGGCGATGAGTACTTCTTTGTGCCCCGATAAGACCAGGCTGAGTATGGCAGTGCTGGCTTGCATAGGTTCCAGCATCATGCCGTATGCAAGTGGACAAATCCTGATGATGATTGCAGGTGGGCTGTTTGGCCTGTTATTTCTAACTCCAAAATCATCACCCTATCCCAGAGAAAGGTTGGTCAATACAGGTAAGCACAAGGGAGTAATGTTGCTGTTGGTATTTTTTATTTTGTTAGTTGCTTTGCCCATTCTCTCTTCAGCTAAGCAACCCTATCCATTGCAACTTTTTGCGGTTTTTTATCGCGCGGGGGCATTGGTGTTTGGTGGGGGGCATGTGGTCTTACCCTTGTTGCAAGCAAAAGTAGTACCTAATGGCTGGATTGATAACTCAATTTTTCTCGCCGGTTATGGGGCGGCACAAGCCTTACCAGGTCCTTTGTTTTCTTTCTCGGCATTTCTGGGCGCAGCATCCACTCAGTCTCCAAATGGATGGCTGGGCGCAATTATTGCTTTGTTTGCAATTTTTTTGCCTTCTTTTTTATTAGTCATTGGCGTCTTGCCGTTTTGGAAGGATATCAACCGCCATCCTTTTATGCAGAAAGCCCTTTTGGGGATTAATGCCGCAGTGGTGGGATTATTGTTAACCGCCTTTTATCAACCGGTTTGGACAAGCGCTATTTTTTCCCTAAACGACTATTTATTAGCTATTTCTGCTTTTCTCCTGTTGCAATTTTGGCGGGTTCAAGCGTGGATTGTGGTCCTGTTCTGTGCCTTAATAACTGGACTAGGCTGGCGCTAG
- a CDS encoding carbonic anhydrase, whose protein sequence is MFIKLILGFRKFQGSTFKEMESIFELLSLGQFPEVLFITCSDSRVVPTLIIDGDPGDLFVVRNVGNIIPPFATHNASSEAVAIEYAIKVLKVKHIIVCGHSGCGAMEGLMKPNIGQELPTLASWLKHSSSVIEHFKDKQGVQLEDVVKQNILAQIEHLKTYPVISNKLASQELAIHGWFYKIKSGEIHVYDENQKEFLHFEQAVKTSLEDRKNKVVKQIIHHYLEQCLQPKTATEFQEAMRLSALIKSDLTPIWEHVKPLVEKKLWEEIGELYSSPADQEFQALLDSGVTMKLEDLEELKVKLQNSSGYHQFCSQHTLFTSTSDTSNANSDLENFHYPK, encoded by the coding sequence ATGTTCATAAAGCTCATTCTCGGATTTCGAAAGTTTCAAGGCAGTACTTTTAAAGAAATGGAATCCATTTTCGAGTTGTTGAGCCTTGGACAGTTCCCTGAGGTGCTCTTTATTACTTGCTCAGACTCACGGGTTGTCCCCACTTTGATCATAGATGGAGATCCTGGTGATTTGTTTGTTGTGCGTAATGTGGGAAATATCATTCCGCCATTTGCAACTCACAATGCTTCGAGTGAAGCTGTGGCCATTGAGTACGCCATCAAAGTCCTTAAAGTAAAACATATCATTGTTTGCGGGCACTCTGGCTGCGGAGCAATGGAAGGCTTAATGAAACCCAATATTGGGCAAGAATTACCCACGCTTGCTTCCTGGCTTAAGCACTCCTCTTCTGTCATTGAGCATTTCAAAGACAAGCAGGGCGTTCAACTAGAGGATGTCGTCAAGCAAAATATACTTGCTCAAATCGAACATTTAAAAACTTACCCGGTTATTTCTAACAAACTTGCTTCACAAGAATTGGCCATCCATGGCTGGTTCTATAAAATTAAGTCCGGTGAAATTCATGTGTACGATGAAAACCAAAAGGAATTTCTACACTTTGAGCAGGCTGTCAAAACTTCCCTTGAGGATAGAAAAAATAAAGTAGTTAAGCAGATAATCCATCATTATCTGGAACAATGCCTTCAACCTAAAACAGCGACAGAATTTCAAGAAGCCATGCGCTTATCTGCATTAATAAAATCCGATTTAACTCCGATTTGGGAGCACGTAAAACCGCTGGTAGAGAAGAAGCTCTGGGAGGAAATAGGCGAGCTATACTCAAGTCCCGCCGACCAGGAATTTCAGGCTTTGCTCGATTCGGGAGTAACCATGAAGCTAGAGGATTTGGAGGAGTTAAAAGTGAAGCTGCAAAACTCAAGCGGCTACCATCAGTTTTGCAGTCAGCATACTTTATTTACGAGTACTTCAGACACGAGCAATGCAAATTCAGATTTGGAAAATTTCCACTACCCTAAGTAA
- the rpoD gene encoding RNA polymerase sigma factor RpoD: MNDQEQQHSQITKVIRLGKDQNYLTYAQINDLLPNIVDTEHFDVIISMLEGMNIKVFEVSPSEDELALLGTTEEAPEDVEEAAAVLASVDKETGRTTDPVRMYMREMGTVELLTREGEIRIAKRIEEGIYQVLKSLAHYPETVQLVLEDYDRVLNEEIRLSEIISGFSDVDEEAPPSSIGSMLEDSEADIDIAAALEEEEDEDGEGGLSEADEGPNPEQAKIYFDELRENFEISMKALKEHGRTSAHTIELLDKMSDSFLKLKLTSRQVDRLTRHFRQLRNHIREFERNIMRLCIEKAKIPRKLFIETFPGQETDLSWLETIISKHGKKLDLSRIEEFREEILRLQAKLASFEEEYGLKISEIKDINRKMSIGEAKARRAKKEMVEANLRLVISIAKKYTNRGLQFLDLIQEGNIGLMKAVDKFEYRRGYKFSTYATWWIRQAITRSIADQARTIRIPVHMIETINKLNRISRQILQETGREATPEELAVKMDLSEDKIRKVLKIAKEPISMETPVGDDDDSHLGDFIEDSNMESPIDAATAEGLREATLEILETLTPREAKVLRMRFGIEMNTDHTLEEVGKQFDVTRERIRQIEAKALRKLRHPSRSEKLRSFLEGDDA, translated from the coding sequence ATGAATGACCAAGAACAGCAGCACTCGCAGATCACCAAAGTCATCCGCTTAGGTAAAGATCAAAATTACCTAACCTATGCCCAAATAAACGACTTGTTACCTAACATTGTCGACACCGAACATTTCGATGTCATCATTAGTATGTTAGAAGGCATGAACATTAAAGTCTTCGAGGTTTCTCCCAGTGAGGATGAATTAGCACTCCTGGGCACAACCGAAGAGGCGCCAGAAGACGTTGAGGAGGCAGCTGCTGTACTTGCCTCAGTCGACAAAGAAACTGGACGAACCACTGACCCGGTGCGAATGTATATGCGCGAAATGGGTACAGTAGAACTCCTCACCCGCGAAGGCGAAATTCGTATTGCCAAACGCATCGAGGAAGGCATCTACCAGGTTCTCAAATCCTTAGCCCACTACCCAGAGACGGTGCAGCTGGTGCTTGAAGATTACGACCGCGTTCTTAATGAAGAAATTCGCTTAAGCGAAATCATCAGCGGCTTCTCCGACGTGGATGAAGAAGCCCCTCCCTCCAGCATTGGTTCCATGCTCGAAGATTCCGAAGCAGACATCGACATTGCCGCGGCCTTGGAAGAGGAAGAAGACGAAGACGGTGAAGGCGGCTTGAGTGAAGCCGACGAAGGCCCAAATCCCGAACAGGCCAAAATTTACTTTGACGAATTGCGCGAAAATTTTGAAATCTCCATGAAGGCGTTAAAAGAGCATGGCCGCACTTCAGCCCACACTATTGAACTGCTGGATAAAATGTCTGATTCCTTCCTGAAGTTAAAATTGACTTCGAGACAAGTGGATCGTTTAACCAGACATTTTCGGCAGTTGCGTAATCACATCCGTGAATTCGAACGCAACATCATGCGCCTTTGCATTGAGAAAGCCAAAATTCCGCGTAAGCTGTTTATTGAAACATTCCCAGGCCAAGAAACCGATTTATCATGGCTTGAGACCATCATCAGCAAACATGGCAAAAAACTTGATTTGTCGCGCATTGAAGAATTCCGTGAAGAGATTTTGCGCCTACAGGCTAAATTAGCCAGCTTCGAAGAGGAATATGGCTTAAAAATTAGCGAAATCAAAGACATCAACCGCAAAATGTCCATTGGTGAAGCCAAAGCAAGACGCGCCAAGAAAGAAATGGTGGAAGCGAACTTGCGTCTGGTGATTTCAATCGCTAAAAAATACACCAACCGCGGTTTGCAATTCCTCGACCTGATTCAAGAAGGTAACATTGGATTGATGAAGGCCGTTGATAAATTTGAATACCGACGCGGTTATAAGTTCTCAACCTATGCGACCTGGTGGATTCGTCAGGCTATAACCCGCTCCATCGCGGATCAAGCCCGTACCATTCGAATCCCAGTGCACATGATTGAAACCATTAACAAGCTCAATCGCATTTCAAGACAAATTTTGCAAGAAACTGGTCGTGAAGCCACTCCTGAGGAATTGGCAGTCAAAATGGATTTGAGCGAAGATAAGATTCGCAAGGTCTTAAAAATTGCCAAAGAACCCATCTCCATGGAAACTCCCGTTGGCGATGACGATGATTCCCACTTAGGCGATTTCATCGAAGACAGCAACATGGAATCCCCCATTGACGCAGCCACGGCTGAAGGACTTCGCGAAGCCACTCTGGAAATCCTTGAAACATTGACACCAAGGGAAGCCAAGGTTCTTCGCATGCGTTTTGGTATTGAAATGAATACCGACCACACGCTGGAAGAAGTCGGCAAGCAATTTGACGTAACCCGCGAGCGCATCCGCCAAATCGAAGCCAAGGCACTGCGCAAACTACGTCATCCCTCCCGTTCAGAAAAACTGAGAAGCTTCCTCGAAGGCGACGACGCTTAA
- the dnaG gene encoding DNA primase has product MSGLIPQPFIDELLTRTDIIELIDGYVPLKKAGHSFVACCPFHNEKTPSFNVVAKKQFYHCFGCGASGNAISFIMNYLNQGFVEAVETLASRIGLQIPREGRSEKQQQSLSLYQLLSQVSQLYQKLLKAKGEAAIAYLKQRGLSGEIAKLYQLGYAPAEWQTLEKYFKRHRAELITTGMLIEKNDGKTYDRYRDRIMFPIHDRHGRIIGFGGRAIASSQKPKYLNSPETIIFQKSRELYGLHQILKSQKSVDHILIVEGYMDVIALAQHGIFNAVAALGTATSIYHIQLLSKYSQKLIFCFDGDNAGRQAAWRALESCLPQLHSGLNASFIFLPEGHDPDSLVREEGSERFKERLHRAKPLNQFFLESISQQLDLHSVAGKSQLINAAKPYLLKIQDSPYKQLLFDELARISHIESHRLDQMITNKTESAIHVKSISRTPIRMAIALLIQHPEIFKACQEHFNPEWLEGKEQEILQTLIQQIKDYPQANTAFLIELWRASPFFDALTKLAGWDHQVPEQAMSKEFIDIILLLQKQNLENKINSYIEKSRNQGLTLSERLKLQEMLKQKASND; this is encoded by the coding sequence ATGTCTGGCTTAATTCCTCAGCCATTCATCGATGAGCTTCTTACTCGTACAGACATTATTGAGCTAATTGATGGCTATGTCCCATTAAAAAAAGCAGGTCACAGCTTTGTAGCTTGCTGCCCATTCCACAACGAAAAAACCCCTTCCTTTAATGTCGTGGCCAAAAAGCAGTTTTACCATTGTTTTGGTTGTGGCGCGAGTGGTAATGCAATTAGCTTCATCATGAATTATTTAAACCAGGGTTTTGTTGAAGCCGTAGAAACCTTGGCCTCACGTATAGGTCTGCAAATTCCAAGAGAAGGACGCAGTGAGAAGCAACAGCAATCCTTAAGCTTATATCAATTGCTCTCCCAGGTGAGCCAACTCTACCAGAAGCTGTTGAAAGCCAAAGGAGAAGCGGCCATTGCTTATTTAAAGCAAAGAGGCCTAAGCGGTGAGATAGCTAAACTATATCAGCTGGGTTATGCCCCAGCAGAATGGCAAACCCTGGAAAAATATTTCAAAAGGCATCGGGCTGAATTAATTACCACAGGCATGCTGATTGAAAAAAATGACGGTAAAACCTACGATCGATATCGGGATCGCATCATGTTCCCCATCCATGATCGTCATGGCAGAATCATTGGCTTTGGTGGGCGAGCCATTGCCTCCTCACAAAAACCGAAGTATTTAAATTCTCCCGAAACCATTATTTTTCAAAAAAGCCGTGAACTTTATGGCCTTCATCAAATTTTGAAATCTCAAAAGTCAGTTGATCACATTCTCATTGTTGAAGGATATATGGACGTCATTGCTCTGGCGCAGCATGGCATTTTCAATGCCGTTGCCGCCCTAGGAACAGCAACCAGCATTTATCACATTCAATTGTTGTCTAAATACAGTCAGAAACTCATCTTTTGCTTTGATGGGGATAATGCCGGCCGCCAAGCAGCCTGGCGGGCCCTCGAAAGCTGCCTCCCTCAATTGCACAGCGGTTTAAACGCCAGCTTCATTTTTCTGCCCGAGGGGCATGATCCGGATAGTTTAGTGCGCGAAGAAGGCAGTGAGCGCTTTAAAGAACGATTGCATCGAGCAAAACCTTTAAACCAGTTTTTTCTAGAGAGCATCTCACAGCAACTTGACCTCCATTCCGTAGCCGGCAAAAGCCAGCTCATCAACGCAGCCAAACCCTATCTCCTTAAGATTCAAGATAGCCCCTATAAGCAGCTATTGTTTGATGAACTCGCCCGGATAAGCCACATTGAAAGCCATCGCCTCGACCAGATGATTACGAATAAAACCGAATCGGCGATTCATGTGAAATCCATTTCCCGAACCCCCATTCGCATGGCTATCGCCCTGCTCATCCAACACCCTGAAATTTTTAAAGCTTGTCAGGAACATTTTAATCCTGAGTGGCTGGAAGGAAAAGAACAAGAGATATTGCAAACCTTAATCCAGCAGATCAAGGACTATCCGCAAGCGAACACCGCTTTTTTGATTGAGCTTTGGCGAGCCAGCCCTTTCTTTGACGCTCTAACAAAATTGGCCGGCTGGGATCATCAAGTCCCGGAACAAGCGATGAGCAAGGAATTTATTGATATTATTTTGCTTTTGCAAAAACAGAACTTAGAGAATAAAATTAACTCATATATTGAAAAATCACGTAATCAAGGCTTAACTTTATCAGAGAGGTTAAAATTACAGGAAATGCTTAAGCAGAAAGCCTCTAATGATTGA
- a CDS encoding GatB/YqeY domain-containing protein: MTIKDRISSDIKDAMRAREKSKLDTLRLITAAVKQVEVDERITVDDERMLVILDKLAKQRKESIAQFKAAGRDDLVSQEQFELELINQYLPEPLSETEIETLITKAISQVAAEKMSDMGKVMAILKPELQGRADMAKVSALIKAKLSQ, encoded by the coding sequence ATGACTATTAAAGACCGCATTAGCAGTGATATCAAAGACGCCATGCGTGCCAGAGAAAAATCGAAACTGGATACGCTACGCCTTATTACTGCTGCGGTTAAGCAAGTAGAAGTCGACGAAAGAATTACCGTTGATGATGAACGCATGCTTGTCATCCTTGATAAGCTAGCCAAGCAAAGAAAAGAATCCATTGCCCAATTTAAAGCTGCCGGTCGAGACGATTTGGTTTCCCAGGAGCAATTTGAATTAGAGTTAATCAACCAATACCTGCCAGAACCTTTGTCAGAAACAGAAATCGAGACTCTAATCACTAAAGCGATTAGCCAAGTGGCCGCTGAAAAAATGAGTGATATGGGTAAGGTCATGGCTATTCTTAAACCCGAGCTCCAAGGCCGAGCCGATATGGCCAAAGTCAGTGCGCTAATTAAGGCCAAATTGAGCCAATAG
- the rpsU gene encoding 30S ribosomal protein S21, whose product MPTVRVKEGENPEYALRRFKRSCEKAGILTELRRREFYEKPTAERKRKQAAAVKRHLKKISRDVAVSARRNAKHRRK is encoded by the coding sequence ATGCCTACCGTTCGTGTTAAAGAAGGCGAAAATCCTGAATATGCATTACGTCGCTTTAAGCGTTCTTGTGAAAAAGCAGGTATTCTAACTGAATTACGCCGTCGCGAATTTTATGAAAAGCCAACTGCTGAGCGCAAACGTAAGCAAGCTGCAGCCGTTAAACGTCACCTCAAAAAAATCTCTCGTGACGTTGCTGTTTCTGCCCGCCGTAATGCCAAACACAGACGCAAGTAA
- the tsaD gene encoding tRNA (adenosine(37)-N6)-threonylcarbamoyltransferase complex transferase subunit TsaD, with amino-acid sequence MRVLGIESSCDETGIAIYDSEQGLLAHALHSQIAIHQQYGGVVPELASRDHVKYLVSLTDEALKQAQLSKKDMDAIAYTAGPGLIGALLTGACFAKSLALALNIPALAIHHLEAHLLAAKLDSKELDFPFLALLVSGGHTQFIEAQSLGNYKILGETLDDAVGEAFDKTAKLMGLPYPGGAMLAALADQASTVDIQELSSFPRPMTDRPGLDFSFSGLKTHALTAWNASQKDERAKIAIAKAFQDAVVDTLFIKCKRALQQTAERDLVVAGGVGANKALRNSLTKLMQDLGGRIFFPRPEYCTDNGAMVAYAGCLHLLGGKKDVSSAIEVKARWPLA; translated from the coding sequence ATGCGAGTTTTAGGTATTGAATCGTCTTGTGATGAAACCGGCATTGCTATTTATGATTCAGAACAAGGTTTGCTGGCTCATGCCTTACATTCGCAGATTGCAATCCATCAGCAGTACGGCGGGGTAGTTCCCGAGCTGGCTTCTCGTGATCATGTTAAATATTTGGTGTCCTTGACGGATGAGGCTTTAAAACAGGCTCAATTAAGTAAAAAGGATATGGATGCAATTGCCTATACGGCAGGTCCAGGTCTTATCGGCGCTTTGCTAACAGGCGCCTGTTTTGCAAAAAGTCTGGCTTTGGCCCTTAATATTCCCGCTTTGGCTATCCATCATCTGGAAGCGCATTTATTGGCAGCCAAACTGGATTCAAAAGAACTTGATTTCCCCTTCCTGGCGTTGCTGGTGTCGGGGGGGCACACGCAATTTATAGAGGCCCAATCTTTGGGAAATTATAAAATCCTGGGTGAAACATTGGACGATGCTGTGGGTGAGGCTTTCGATAAAACTGCCAAATTGATGGGTTTACCTTATCCAGGTGGGGCCATGTTGGCGGCACTGGCTGACCAGGCAAGCACGGTTGATATACAGGAATTGTCGTCATTTCCCCGTCCCATGACGGATAGGCCAGGTTTGGATTTTAGTTTTAGTGGTTTAAAAACGCATGCTTTAACGGCTTGGAACGCAAGTCAAAAAGATGAACGGGCCAAGATTGCGATTGCCAAAGCCTTTCAAGATGCAGTAGTTGATACTTTATTCATCAAATGCAAACGAGCCCTTCAGCAAACGGCTGAGCGGGATTTAGTGGTGGCAGGTGGTGTTGGGGCCAATAAAGCCTTAAGAAATTCATTAACAAAATTGATGCAGGACTTGGGGGGCAGAATATTCTTTCCTCGCCCTGAATACTGCACAGACAATGGCGCCATGGTGGCTTATGCGGGTTGTCTTCATTTGCTTGGGGGAAAAAAAGATGTTTCTTCAGCGATTGAAGTCAAAGCGCGCTGGCCATTAGCCTAG
- the plsY gene encoding glycerol-3-phosphate 1-O-acyltransferase PlsY: MLSALLFLFVVVLGYLAGSICSAIVVSKLFSLPDPRTTGSKNPGATNVLRLAGRQYAAIVLVGDMLKGFLPVLLAGLLGAGPVTLGFTCFAAVLGHMFPAFFDFRGGKGVATALGALLGLHFILGVVVIATWLVVANFTRYSSLASIISMIMAPWYALFTPNGFLLFPPLFFITIFIIYKHRNNITRLMDHQEPKIGSRSASLEDEITETLIEEEQEEELEQNSTESAPQAPLTEHTAESEVINKPGNAG, from the coding sequence ATGTTATCAGCCCTGTTGTTTCTTTTTGTGGTTGTGCTGGGTTATTTAGCAGGTTCCATCTGTTCTGCCATTGTTGTCAGCAAACTGTTTTCTTTACCCGATCCGCGAACCACTGGGTCGAAAAACCCAGGCGCAACCAATGTTCTGAGATTGGCTGGTAGACAATACGCAGCAATCGTGCTGGTAGGCGATATGTTAAAGGGCTTTTTACCCGTGTTATTAGCAGGGTTGTTAGGCGCAGGCCCTGTCACTTTAGGGTTTACCTGTTTTGCCGCTGTTTTAGGGCATATGTTCCCCGCCTTTTTTGATTTTCGCGGAGGAAAAGGCGTTGCAACTGCCCTGGGGGCTTTGTTAGGTTTGCATTTCATTCTTGGCGTTGTAGTCATTGCCACCTGGCTAGTAGTGGCTAATTTTACCCGCTACTCGTCTTTAGCCTCTATCATTTCCATGATTATGGCACCATGGTATGCACTCTTTACGCCCAATGGTTTTTTGCTCTTTCCCCCTTTATTTTTTATAACCATCTTTATCATTTATAAGCACCGCAATAATATTACCCGTTTGATGGATCATCAGGAACCTAAAATTGGGAGCAGATCAGCGTCTTTAGAAGATGAAATTACAGAAACCTTGATTGAAGAAGAACAGGAGGAGGAGCTGGAGCAAAACAGTACGGAATCTGCACCGCAAGCCCCCTTGACTGAACACACAGCTGAGTCTGAGGTCATTAATAAACCGGGCAATGCCGGCTAG
- the hemW gene encoding radical SAM family heme chaperone HemW — protein sequence MLPTSLYIHIPWCIRKCPYCDFNSHKAPAHLEEEQYIEALVADLEHDLKLFPAREIHSIFIGGGTPSLFSAQAFANLFQRLQQLLPFKKDIEITLEANPGTVEQGRFEGYRQLGINRLSLGIQSFNPKQLKALGRIHDDRQAHQAIDSARQAGFDNINIDLMHGLPEQSVAEGLGDLHKALEHDPEHLSWYQLTIEPNTVFYKSPPPLPTEDDAFRLEEEGFALLASRGFNRYEISAFSQPEKPAKHNLNYWLFGDYYGIGAGAHGKLTSPDGQIYRTRKHRQPHDYSNPAKPFLAACEAVASESIIFEFMLNVTRLQQAIPYQLFAERTGLAFEKLKPLLTHAADKKLIELQTDSWQVSEFGRRFTNELQALFLPN from the coding sequence ATGTTACCTACTTCGCTCTATATTCACATTCCCTGGTGCATTCGAAAATGCCCCTATTGCGACTTTAATTCCCACAAGGCTCCCGCCCACCTTGAGGAAGAACAATACATTGAGGCGCTGGTTGCAGATTTAGAGCATGATCTTAAACTTTTTCCGGCACGTGAAATTCACAGCATTTTTATTGGTGGTGGGACGCCTAGTTTATTTTCCGCCCAGGCCTTTGCAAACCTATTTCAACGGCTGCAACAATTATTGCCTTTTAAAAAAGATATAGAAATCACACTGGAAGCCAATCCAGGAACCGTGGAACAAGGCCGTTTTGAAGGTTATCGTCAACTCGGTATTAATCGGCTTTCCCTGGGCATACAAAGTTTTAATCCAAAACAGCTTAAAGCTTTGGGACGTATTCATGATGACCGCCAAGCTCACCAGGCTATTGACAGCGCACGCCAGGCTGGCTTTGACAACATCAATATCGATTTGATGCATGGCTTGCCTGAGCAATCCGTTGCAGAGGGACTTGGTGATTTGCACAAGGCATTGGAGCATGATCCTGAGCATTTGTCTTGGTATCAGTTAACCATTGAACCCAACACAGTATTCTACAAATCCCCACCTCCTCTGCCTACGGAAGACGATGCATTTCGGCTGGAAGAAGAAGGCTTTGCCCTACTGGCGAGTAGAGGCTTTAACAGGTATGAAATTTCAGCGTTTAGCCAACCTGAGAAACCCGCAAAGCACAATCTTAATTATTGGCTTTTTGGTGATTACTACGGAATTGGTGCCGGCGCCCATGGAAAATTAACAAGCCCGGATGGCCAAATTTATCGAACGCGAAAGCACCGCCAGCCTCATGATTATTCAAATCCTGCCAAACCCTTTTTAGCCGCTTGCGAAGCAGTCGCTTCTGAGTCTATTATTTTTGAATTCATGCTGAATGTAACCCGCTTGCAACAAGCCATCCCCTATCAATTATTTGCAGAGCGCACCGGCCTTGCTTTCGAAAAATTAAAACCTTTACTGACCCATGCGGCTGATAAAAAATTAATCGAATTACAAACAGATTCCTGGCAAGTGAGTGAATTTGGCCGCCGGTTTACCAATGAGCTGCAAGCCTTATTTTTACCTAATTAG
- the nudE gene encoding ADP compounds hydrolase NudE: MSHSVKDNLSMREKPVCSKRLVVAKSNLFTIEQMHLQFANGAKRVFERIRSHGHGAVLIAAVTASESLLLIREYGAGTDSYELGFPKGIINPGENSLEAANRELREETGFAARKLQFLKRLTLAPGYFGAALDLIVAYDLYPSPLQGDEPEPLEVIEWPMDAADDLLLRPDFTEARSIAALFMLIQWWKKEKYNE, encoded by the coding sequence TTGAGTCATTCAGTTAAGGACAATCTAAGCATGCGCGAAAAACCGGTTTGTTCAAAACGATTGGTTGTGGCCAAATCCAATCTATTTACCATTGAGCAAATGCATTTACAATTTGCCAATGGCGCGAAACGAGTTTTTGAACGAATTCGCAGCCATGGTCATGGCGCGGTTTTAATTGCAGCTGTTACTGCAAGTGAGTCTCTGCTGCTTATACGGGAATATGGAGCGGGTACGGATAGCTATGAGCTGGGTTTTCCCAAAGGAATAATTAATCCGGGGGAAAATTCCCTGGAGGCTGCAAATCGAGAGTTGCGTGAAGAAACGGGTTTTGCCGCAAGAAAATTGCAATTTTTAAAAAGGCTGACTTTAGCGCCAGGCTATTTTGGTGCTGCATTGGATTTGATCGTGGCTTACGATTTATATCCTAGCCCTTTGCAGGGCGATGAACCTGAACCTCTTGAGGTTATTGAATGGCCGATGGATGCCGCAGACGATTTATTGTTGCGGCCTGATTTTACGGAAGCGCGAAGCATTGCTGCGCTTTTCATGTTGATACAATGGTGGAAAAAGGAAAAGTACAATGAATAA